In Candidatus Bathyarchaeia archaeon, the DNA window GAAGGAGCGCCTGGATGTTTCGAGGATCGCCGAAAGGTTAGAGCTGAGCGAGGCCTACATAAGTGAGCAGGTACGCGTCCTCGAAGAATTGAAGTTAATCAAAGTGGGCTACCAGCGGGGCAAAAGGGGAATTAGAAAGATGTGCGAATTGGCAGTCAAAAAAATCACCATAGTGATTACGCCGTGATTTTGTCTATCTGTCTACTTGAGTAAGGGCACAAGCTTGGTTCTTAATTTGCAGCAAATTTTAATAAAAAAAAATTCCCAATTGTTTGTTTGAGGTCGCAATCGTGTCGAAGCGCGCAAAAGGAAAGAAGAAAAAGGG includes these proteins:
- a CDS encoding ArsR family transcriptional regulator, whose protein sequence is MASGELVATGEEALRVADALTSASFRILRLLSKERLDVSRIAERLELSEAYISEQVRVLEELKLIKVGYQRGKRGIRKMCELAVKKITIVITP